A region of the Acidimicrobiia bacterium genome:
TGTGGACAGGCAGTGTAGGTCGTATTCGTCGAACGGCGAAACAGGGAGCGCACCTCCAACAACATGGAGCTGACCCGAAGATCAGCTCCATGGATTGGTTTGGGTTGTGGTCGATCATGGCTCCGAGTTGACGTATTGGAGGATGTCACCCGGCTGGCACTCGAGGGTCCGGCAGATGGCTTCAAGTGTCGAGAACCTGACTGCTTTGGCCTTGCCCGTTTTCAGGATCGACAGATTCGCCAACGTCACACCTACCGATTCGGCCAGGTCCGTGAGTGTCATCTTGCGATCCAAGAGCACGCGGTCGAGATTGACTTCGATACCCATCATCACACCGTCAGTTCTGAGTCGTC
Encoded here:
- a CDS encoding helix-turn-helix transcriptional regulator: MGIEVNLDRVLLDRKMTLTDLAESVGVTLANLSILKTGKAKAVRFSTLEAICRTLECQPGDILQYVNSEP